A genomic window from Pseudanabaena yagii GIHE-NHR1 includes:
- a CDS encoding YdcF family protein produces MEPLIFFAVIWLLWLISSRSWKRRFVLPLAIIGLLYLFITSPIMLALASQGLTFAIPQDSGENADAIVILGRGESLRSPRVDLGNELWQQKRAPKIFVSGMLDAQEIATHLKQKGVPHFKISGESCSQSTEENAQFTTALLYPQGIQKILLVTDVPHMLRSQILFQSYGFKVIPRMIPLPVQWSNNKQLKAVLREYAALIHYQWNGYLRNRTQEEIVNPSEKVSDRLKNWNCRINI; encoded by the coding sequence ATGGAACCCTTGATTTTTTTTGCTGTTATTTGGTTATTGTGGTTGATTAGTTCTAGATCGTGGAAACGACGATTTGTACTGCCATTAGCTATTATCGGATTGCTTTACCTATTTATAACTTCTCCAATTATGCTTGCTTTGGCAAGCCAAGGGTTGACTTTTGCTATTCCTCAAGACTCTGGAGAGAATGCTGATGCTATTGTGATTTTAGGACGAGGTGAATCCTTACGATCGCCACGAGTGGATTTAGGTAATGAACTCTGGCAACAGAAGCGTGCTCCTAAAATATTTGTTAGTGGAATGCTGGATGCTCAGGAAATTGCTACACATCTAAAACAAAAAGGAGTACCCCATTTCAAAATTAGTGGAGAAAGTTGCTCGCAGAGTACGGAAGAAAATGCTCAATTTACGACAGCATTACTTTACCCACAAGGTATTCAGAAAATCTTACTGGTAACTGATGTTCCACATATGTTGCGATCGCAAATTTTATTTCAAAGCTATGGGTTTAAAGTTATTCCTCGTATGATTCCTTTACCTGTGCAATGGAGTAATAATAAGCAACTCAAGGCTGTTTTACGAGAATACGCAGCTTTAATTCATTATCAATGGAATGGGTATTTAAGAAATAGAACTCAAGAAGAAATTGTGAATCCATCTGAAAAGGTTAGCGATCGCCTTAAGAATTGGAATTGCCGAATTAACATCTAA